A stretch of DNA from Micromonospora sp. WMMD1155:
CCGCCCGGACGCCCGGCGGCAGCCCTGATCGCAGCACGGAGGGGGACCAGTGGAGTTGACGGTGAACGGGGCCGGACGCAGCGTGCCGGATGGCACGTCGGTCGCCGACCTGGTGCGCGACATCGTGCCCGAACAGCGCGGGGTGGCGGTCGCCGTCAACGGCGAGGTCGTACCCCGGGCGGGTTGGCCGGCCACGGCGCTGCGCGACGGCGACCGGGTCGAGGTGCTCACCGCGGCGCAGGGCGGGTGAGCGGCATGCCGTTCGAACTGGGCGGGGAGACGTTCACCTCGCGGTTGATCCTCGGCACCGGCGGTGCCGCGAACCTGCACGTCCTGGAGCAGGCGATCCGGGCGTCCGGCACCGAGCTGGTCACGCTGGCGTTGCGTCGGGTGGGCACCGCTCCGGGCTCCACCGGCGGATTGCTGGACCTGCTGGACCGGTGCGGGGTACGCCTGCTGCCGAACACCGCCGGCTGTCACACCGCGACCGAGGCGGTCAAGGTGGCCCGGCTGGCCCGGGACGCGTTCGACACCGACTGGGTCAAACTGGAGGTGATCGGCGACGAGCGCACGCTGCTGCCCGACGGGGTGGAACTGCTCCGCGCCGCCGAGGAGCTGGTCTCCGACGGCTTCACCGTGCTGCCGTACACCAGCGACGACCCGGTGTTGGCCCGTCGCCTCGCCGACGTGGGCTGCGCGGCGGTGATGCCGGCCGGCTCACCGATCGGGTCGGGGCTCGGCATCGGCAACCCGCACCACATCCGGCTCATCCGGCAGGGTGTGGACGTTCCGGTGATCCTCGACGCGGGCATCGGCACCGCCTCCGACGCCGCCCTGGCCATGGAGTTGGGCTGCGACGGGGTGTTGCTGGCCAGCGCTGTCACCCGGGCAGCCGACCCGGTGGCGATGGCGACCGCGATGCGGTACGCGGTCGAGGCGGGACACCTGGCGGCCGGTGCCGGTCGGATCGCCCGACGCTTCCACGCGCTCGCCTCCACCCCCGACGAGGGAAGACCCGACCTGTGACCGGGCCGGACGGCGTCGTCGTGCTGACCGACCGGCTCGTGGCCCGGGACCGGCTCGACCGGGTCGTGGCGGGGGCCGTGGCCGGGGGAGTGCGCTGGGTGGTGCTGCGGGAGAAGGACCTGCCCCGAGCCGAACGCGCCGCCCTCGCCGCCGACCTGCGCGCGATCCTCGCCGACGTCGGCGGGACCCTCGTCGTCGCCGGTCCCGACCCGCTCGGAGGCGACGCGGTCCACCTACCGGCCGCCGGTCCGTACCCACCACCGACCCACACCGTCGTCGGCCGCTCCTGCCACGACAAGGCCGAGTTGGACCGCCTGACCACCGAGCACTACGCCACCATCTCCCCGGTCCACCTCACGAAGACGAAACCGGGCTACGGCCCACCCCTGGGGTCGGACGGCCTGCGACGGCTGATCGACATCAGCACCGTCCCCGTCCTGGCCCTCGGCGGAGTCGAAACCCCAGACCAGGTAACCGCCTGCGTCAAGGCGGGAGCAGCAGGCGTAGCCATCCTGGGCGCACTGATGCGAGCAGGAGACCCCGCCGAAACAGCCGCAACCCTGACCAACGCCTATGCAAAGGCGGTCACCCCTGTGCTGACCAAAACCCGCCGGGAAGGCACCCAGGTCTCGCAGCCCCCAACCGCAACCAAAGGGGAAAGAAGATGACCCCGAGAACACTGCTGACCATCGCCGGCTCGGACTCCGGCGGCGGCGCGGGCATCCAGGCCGACCTCAAGGTCTTCGCGGCGCTCGGCGCGTACGGCACCAGCGTCCTCACGGCGGTCACCGCGCAGAACACCACCGGTGTCGACGCCGTGCTGCCGATGCCTCCGCGCACCGTCACCGAGCAGTTGGACAGCGTGCTCGCGGATTTCACCGTCGCCGCCGTGAAGACGGGGATGCTCGGCACCCCGGCGGTCGCCGACGTGGTGGCCGAGGCCGCACGGGACGGTCGACTGCCCCACCTCGTCGTCGACCCGGTGCTGGTCGCCACGAGCGGTCACCGGCTCGGCGTGGTGGGTGCGGTGGAGCGACTGCTGCCGTACGCCACTGTGGCGACGCCGAACTGCGCGGAGGCCGCGGCCATCACCGGACGTCCGGTCGACGACGTGGCGGGGATGGTCGTCGCCGCCGAGGCGCTCGCGGACGGCGGACCGGAGTACGTGGTGGTCACCGGCGGCGACCTGGGCGGTGACGAGGCGGTCGACGTGCTGCACGGCGGCGGCGTCACCACAGTGCTGCGCGCGCCACGGGTGGACACGCGGCACACCCACGGCACCGGGTGCTCGTTCTCGGCGGCGATCGCGGTGCGGCTCGCGCTGGGCGATCCGGTGCCGGCGGCGGTGGGGGCCGCCAAGGAGTACGTGCTCCGCGCGCTGACCGGCGCGCGGAGTTGGGAGCTGGGCGCGGGGCGCGGACCGCTGAACCACTTCGGCTGGCCCGCTTGATCACCAGGGAGGCTGTCATGCAGGCACGAGGCAAGGTGTACGTCGAGGGTTCGCGGCCGGATGTCCGGGTGCCGTTCGCGGAGGTGGAGCTGACCGGTGACCATCCGCCGGTGCGGCTCTACGACACGTCCGGCCCGGGGTCGGACCCATCGGTGGGGCTGCCCGCGTTGCGGGGCCCGTGGATCGCCGAGCGGGGCGACGTGGCGCCGGTGCGGGGCGCGGGTACGCCA
This window harbors:
- the thiS gene encoding sulfur carrier protein ThiS, with protein sequence MELTVNGAGRSVPDGTSVADLVRDIVPEQRGVAVAVNGEVVPRAGWPATALRDGDRVEVLTAAQGG
- a CDS encoding thiazole synthase, encoding MSGMPFELGGETFTSRLILGTGGAANLHVLEQAIRASGTELVTLALRRVGTAPGSTGGLLDLLDRCGVRLLPNTAGCHTATEAVKVARLARDAFDTDWVKLEVIGDERTLLPDGVELLRAAEELVSDGFTVLPYTSDDPVLARRLADVGCAAVMPAGSPIGSGLGIGNPHHIRLIRQGVDVPVILDAGIGTASDAALAMELGCDGVLLASAVTRAADPVAMATAMRYAVEAGHLAAGAGRIARRFHALASTPDEGRPDL
- a CDS encoding thiamine phosphate synthase, which produces MTGPDGVVVLTDRLVARDRLDRVVAGAVAGGVRWVVLREKDLPRAERAALAADLRAILADVGGTLVVAGPDPLGGDAVHLPAAGPYPPPTHTVVGRSCHDKAELDRLTTEHYATISPVHLTKTKPGYGPPLGSDGLRRLIDISTVPVLALGGVETPDQVTACVKAGAAGVAILGALMRAGDPAETAATLTNAYAKAVTPVLTKTRREGTQVSQPPTATKGERR
- the thiD gene encoding bifunctional hydroxymethylpyrimidine kinase/phosphomethylpyrimidine kinase encodes the protein MTPRTLLTIAGSDSGGGAGIQADLKVFAALGAYGTSVLTAVTAQNTTGVDAVLPMPPRTVTEQLDSVLADFTVAAVKTGMLGTPAVADVVAEAARDGRLPHLVVDPVLVATSGHRLGVVGAVERLLPYATVATPNCAEAAAITGRPVDDVAGMVVAAEALADGGPEYVVVTGGDLGGDEAVDVLHGGGVTTVLRAPRVDTRHTHGTGCSFSAAIAVRLALGDPVPAAVGAAKEYVLRALTGARSWELGAGRGPLNHFGWPA